The Aspergillus nidulans FGSC A4 chromosome VII nucleotide sequence ACTCGTCATTTGGCTCCATCCAGTAGTTTTCGAACCAGGTCTTCAGGATATTGACCACGCGGAACCGAATCGGCTTTTGCTTCCTGTCCACCCACATTTGCATCTCATCGGCGTTCAAGCCAAAAGGAGGCTGAATGTTGAACCGTTGCATGATCATCTCAAAAAGCTCCGATGCGGTCGTAAAGGAACGGTaagtgaggaggaaggtgCTATTGAAAGACATATCGGGCTTGTCATGACGGGTCAAGTGCTCTACCAACCCTGCCAGTGTACCGCACTTCAGAGTCGGCACGTCATTCTTAGTATCGTAGAACACTTCGCCTTCATGATCCATCTTCAAAAACCACGGTGTCTCTTCAGGTTCACGGGCTATTTCTCGAATGGGTTCTCTTGTAATGGCGGCGGGAGGAGCTTGTCCGAAAAACCTCTGAGCTTTGTCCATATTACGACGCATTTTCTCGGGAGACCCGTCCAACGGATGTGCTGATGGCACACCGACCTCGGTCGAACGAGACTCGGAGCGACTGTGCAGGCCCATATAGCCATCACTATCACCGCCAATGCGACTTTCGCTACGTAGAGTAGGTGTTTCGGGCACCtgttcaaggagaagcgagAGAGAGAACCCAATCTGAGAAACATAATTCTCAAGTTGTCGGGCAACACCCCGAACAGCATTCAAGCGATCCTCAAGCGAGTCACCGCGAAGTTCTGCCCATTCATCACCAAGCGGTGCCGAAACCGCCTGGCAGCTGACGACAAAGTCAGCTATGGCATCATAAACTCGTTGCTTCTGTGAGCTGAAATCGATGAGCTGGGGATTTTGGAAACTGGTCCCCAAAGGTCCCAGATTTATCGACTCGACAGCAGAGACCCACGGGCGGAATTGTTCTACAAccttgacagcagctgcggcaaTCAACTCGCTGAGTTCCTCGTGTTCAGCCAGAGTaacgatcttcttctggttaagGGTCAATTGCTCCTCCACGCGGCGTATGGCCCCGACAAAAGACCTTCGAAGGACATCAATATGGTCCAGAACGTTTGGTTCTAAAGGAACAGTGGGCTCTGGTCGCAAGTCCCCTCCATCTTGGTCCAGAAATGAAGTAGGACCAGAGTCGTTTAGTGAAACACCATTGTTCTGCCAGGAGCCACCTGAAGAGCTACCCATCACAAAGCCGGGGGCGATCCGACGAATGTAATCGCCACGTTGCTGTCTTGCAACCTCAACATAACCATAGACCCCTTGCATGACACCATCGGCTTCTTGAAGGCACTTATTGACAGCGTCTGCGCCTGGCcaatcagctgcagccatgtGCGATGAGAGAACCAGTTTGGAAAATTTCGACATCATATCCCGGAAATGCTGATATAAAGGCTTGTTCGCGGAGATTATCGAGGGGTTTCCGGAATGGTTATCAGTAGTATCAGAGCCGGCCGCTAATAGCATGCGCAAGTGGTCTGAAATGTCCTCAGCCTTCCTCACAAACTCTGCACGATCGCCGCTTAATAATGTCTGCCGATAAGCTTCCACAGCTTGGGACATGTTGTCCACAAGTAAGGGCCAGGTGATAGGAGTTGAGGTATGATCGTCGAAGAAATGCTGAGAAACTCGAGATGAAATTGAAGGCCGGTGCAATTGCTCTGAGATCGAGGTGTTGCTTCCTGCGCCTGTAGAGCCATAGGGTCTATGAGGGCTTCGGCCAAGAGGACTTTTCCCCTCATTCATGGATTTCGTAGCAGATGGGGGGTGAAGGGAATCCAAAGAAGTAGCGGGCGATACACCGTCGATAAACGACTGGCGTCGCCGAGACATTGAGTCGTGCGAGGCAAGCATGAGAGATTCACCCTCAGCCTCAGATGCCGAGCCATCATAGTCGTCTTCATCACGCTCAAACCCCCGAGCCATCAGTTCGGGGGGCGGTCGAGTTTGGTCAGGTACGAAAAAGTTATTGCGGTCATATGGGCCAGTGTCGTTGGCAGACGGATTTTCAAAAGGAAGTTCCATGGTGCTGTAGCCAGTAAGTGTGTTAAAATAGAATAGACGGCCATCGGGAGTCGCTTGAGGAATCCAGAATGCAGCCTCTTCTTGCTGACTGGGAGGGTCCATTCCCTCAATAGGTAGAATTGGCTGAGAATCACGGGCATTTGCAGGAGAgtcagcatcatcgtcgtGTTCCTCTTCTACTTCCTCGCCAGCACCAGACTCCGCGCTGATATCAGCTTCGTCATGAACCTGAACCTGTGATACATGTTCCTCAAGTTCGCGCAGGTCAGTAATGACAGCGCAGTAGTTACTGGGAAACCAGCCCCGAACGTTGCCATTGATAACACCGTCCCACCAGCCAGTTTCGAGCTGGTTGAGAACCTGAATGACATCTCCTTGTCGGAAACTCAGACTTGTGTGATCATCGGCATCATAATCATACATGGCGCGCACAAACAGTGCGGGCGCCGGTTCCGGACTAGGCGACTTCATGGGCGGTATATGTCGTTTCGGTGAGTGGTCTCTCACGACGTCTCTCTGAGAAAATGACAAGCTTCCTCCACGGCTCCGGCTTCTCGGGGCCAGGGTATTAGCCATCGGCTTCTCGGGGTAATCGTACTCGAATTTCTCAAAAGCGGTCACCAAGGCCTTTGTTTTGTTCATCCCCGCTGATCCCTGGTCAACAGCCAATGGATCGAGGACGCGAGTTCCGTACATCGGATGGCCGCAGCAATTAACGAACGCGGGCgaataataaaaaaagagTGATTTGAGCAATCAGGGGCTGCTGCATCCCTTGCGGCTGGGACTAGACGATTCAACGAAGGGCGTTGCTCATGTCGAGGCAGGCAACCGACCGCGGTAGGTTTTCAGGAAAGAGGGGCGGTAAGCGGAGTGCGGAAGGTGGGCTGCTAGGGAGCGACAGGCGGGTGAAGCAGACAAGGTGGTCGAGCGTGAGCGGAAGGTGGCAGGAGCACGATAAAAGGTTCTCAACtgaaagtggaagaagaacagtCGAGGACGGGAGAGTGAGGGCAAAGGTGGGAAGGGAGAATCAGGAGGGATTTAGGGACGAGTTGGCGGGCCCTCCACTCAGGAAGGTAAGGTTGGCAGCAGAGAGTGGGCACTGGGGACGAGAGACGAGAGTGGGTGGAGGAGCGCAAAGGCCAGCAGAAAGTCAGAGACGACATGACAATACCGTTACGCTTACCAGTAATATTACAGCCATCGACCAACGTCCAGCCAGTCAGTCGATCATTCGATCAGCAGCTACTTTCAGCTTCACCCAGCACGCTTCTCATGCTTAGCTGAAATTCTCCATCCAGATTCAGGAATATCTACGGGGCGCCCTGTATTGTCTCAGTCTCCCCAATGGCAGGCTTCTCCAAGTCTCACTCCTGGTCGAAGGCGCATTTCCGATGCATTAACCAGGACTTACGTACTTTGCGGCCTCCGATTGAACAGTGCTTTCCAGCCGGGCCAGCCCCAGCACGAGCCCTACCCACACAGAGTCTCAGATTTAAGATCGAGGGTTCCGTCGGGTCTTACGTACGTCCTACGGAGAGTTTACAAGAGGAATGCATATGAAGCACTGGCGGAGTACCACGGGGTTGGCAGGCGGACGGCAGATGTTCAACCGACAGGGAGATAATAATGGCGCATACTTGGATCCCAGCCGTTGCAGGCCAAGGCGTCGCCAGCGCTCGAGAACCGCAACTGTACAATTAGCGACAGGATAATCATTGACCAGTAGCTACTGCGGGCCCCCCACTGTTCAATGGGAATGGATGCATTGACCAGGCCCGCTCTTATTCGTTGCGAGTCAGAAGCCAGAATCCGCGGCATAGCATGACACAGGTTCTCCGCACACTGCGAATTTCCTGGATAGATATGTCTGACTCGGCAGTCGAGACCAGTCCACAAACCAGACTTGGTTGCGTGCGCCGCAAAATACAGACTGCCCTTTCAGAAATGGTTTCGATCCTGATCGTCGGGCATTGAGCGCCATCTCCGTCTGAAAGACCAGTTGCCAGTCCCCTCATACTTGATCCTGGGTGGCGAACGGCGATCCTACCGATAGCTATGCAGGCCTCCCTGGTACGGTGGGGAACATCAGCTGTGAGGTACGAACGAACTAGAACCTCGCTGCACTACGGGCCAGGAACTTACTTGTGAATCAATAATACTCATGCTACGTCAATTATTCGATAAAAAAAACGATGCGAAAATCACCGAAGTAGCTTCTGATCAAAGCCCGAAGATAATAAGGCAGACTCCTCACGTGCAGACGAGTGACGAAAGATGGGAGCGATCCGTCATCCAGCGCCGCGGCAGTGTCAGATTGCGTCCGTGCCTCGCATCAACCCTCGAGGCTCCAGACCGGGATACTACCTTGCTATCAAAGATTCATTGACTGCATATTTATCTCGATGCCGTTAGTCTTAGCTCCCGTGGAATTGGCAGTATTGTGGTCTCCGGATCAGACCACGCATTCATTCGCACATGGTCATGTCATCGACGCCAGGCACCACACCAGGAATATAATCCTTGTCTCGTCGATAATCTGGTCCAATTTGCTACCGGTTTCTGGGGATCGCGCGATTTATCGTTTTCGTCACAGCCAATTAAATCTACGAAACAATCGAGTCGATGAGAGTTCATAGTCTTAAGTTTCTCAAGAATCCTGCTTTTCATCCACCAATCAACAGCAGATCCGTTAAATCCTACGATCGCCTTGTGGCACAGAAGATATGGATTCTATATATTCCCGTTGAATCCAGCCGAGCAATTTCAAGGGCCCAGGCTCACGGCTGCGCGGCGACCGGGTCTCAAGTTTAGACCATTTTTCAACTTCTGAGGCGCCTCTTCCAACCTTATTTCAGCCTTGCTCGGATGTTCTGCGAAAAGACTACGTCTTTTGCGGGCTTTGTTCAAGAGAAGACTTTTGAGCAGTCGAGTCGAAGCATCTACGACTAAGCGTCGAACTTCACCGTTATGTTGATGCAAAGTCTTAGATACCACTGACAGGACTTGTAGTATTTGGCACCAAAATGTCATATCTCACAAACCCACATCGCAAATAATGAAGCAGCCTCTACTCTATTCCAGAAAAAGAATTATCGTCGCAAGACCAAACCCATCTTGAAAAGTCATTCCATTACATTATACAGCTGATCAAACAATCAGTATGGGAGCGGAGGATTTGCCTTGAACATATTGCACCTACCGCGTTCAAGGCTAGACAgagattctcttcctccatctaCGATATATCCAAAGGCTCATCTGAAACGGACTTTCTTGCCGAGACATTTCGGTACTCTTTCTTTATCCCCTCATATTGCAAGAAACTTCGCTCCACCGACAGTGCAGTATCGTCGTTCATCAGGTTTTACCTCACCTATGATCTCCACAACCGCTTTCAGCTGCTTCGCAAGACAGTGATCAAATGTCTCAGATAGATAAATACAAGCACTGATAGAAGTACCAGTCCGATTGAATCGGCAGAGATGCTCCAGGGAGGGGAAGACGAGCACTCCGTGAGTGCCAAAACCCAGAAAGTGTGTTGTCCAAGTTGCCCTTGAGCTAATGAATATTGCCGTTGTCTGATTACAAGAGTTCTTTTAGTGGCAATGCTGGTCTCATACTTACCGCTACCGCAAGATGTACTCGAGAAAGCCTGCGAGTGGTCAGCTAGAGGCTTTACCTTTAGCAAGGTAACTCGTCCCTGGACCATTTTTGCATCGAAAGTTGGGCTTATCTACGACATATGTGGGTATAACTAAACGCATGTATCGTCAAGTTACCTGTCCATACGAAAGTCAACAAGTCTCTGATTCTTCCTCTGGCCCTTTTGTGCATGAGATATATGCCATACATCCCTTTCACGGTCTGAGAATTCCAGGGCAACCCTGTACCAGCTACTAGGTCCCAAACTCGGCCAACACCACGCATATAGGAGCCCAACTGAAACAAGGTCTTTCTGGCTCCAGCGCGAAGACGGCTGTAAACAAAGACGAGTGCTTGAGTTATTAGGATTAAAgtgggaagaaagaaaaaaatgcCGTCCTGCGTACCTACCACAGTCTCTGAGCTCACGCAACGACTCCACCGAAAATCTTATAATTTATCCTATAATTCAGGAACTCATATAACATCCCCTCAACGTCAGACTTGTGACTATCTTGTCCAGAACTCAAGGGACATACCGAGGTATCAACTCGACTATGTACTATGTTCATACGAGGATGATGACTTGGTGAATCATTTACATTACTCAGTATCTGCTCAACAGTCGGTTGCTAAATCAAGCTTCCAAGCCTTTCACAGCATCAAGAACGACTTTACGAAGTTGAAACCTCGACGAGTACAGATATCAAAGTCAATCATCCTCAGGAGTCGGCTTACTGCGACGATGTACGCGTCACCATGCAAAGCTCCCAGCTCCCTTGATATATGAAACATGAGCTCACCGTTTAAATCTACGATACGTTGAATCAGTGCATGGAAAGCCTAGAACGCGGGATGCCCGAGAACCAGTCAAGATATTGCCTATCAGATCCAGGCATCTTTTGCTGCCCTGCGCCTAGGCCTGCCGTCGTACCTTCTTACCCTGCCTAATAGATCGATTTGGATAGATGAAATCTACACCTTCTACCCAATATGGACATGCAATTACCTATCTTCTCG carries:
- a CDS encoding putative cell division control protein Cdc25 (transcript_id=CADANIAT00008807), whose amino-acid sequence is MYGTRVLDPLAVDQGSAGMNKTKALVTAFEKFEYDYPEKPMANTLAPRSRSRGGSLSFSQRDVVRDHSPKRHIPPMKSPSPEPAPALFVRAMYDYDADDHTSLSFRQGDVIQVLNQLETGWWDGVINGNVRGWFPSNYCAVITDLRELEEHVSQVQVHDEADISAESGAGEEVEEEHDDDADSPANARDSQPILPIEGMDPPSQQEEAAFWIPQATPDGRLFYFNTLTGYSTMELPFENPSANDTGPYDRNNFFVPDQTRPPPELMARGFERDEDDYDGSASEAEGESLMLASHDSMSRRRQSFIDGVSPATSLDSLHPPSATKSMNEGKSPLGRSPHRPYGSTGAGSNTSISEQLHRPSISSRVSQHFFDDHTSTPITWPLLVDNMSQAVEAYRQTLLSGDRAEFVRKAEDISDHLRMLLAAGSDTTDNHSGNPSIISANKPLYQHFRDMMSKFSKLVLSSHMAAADWPGADAVNKCLQEADGVMQGVYGYVEVARQQRGDYIRRIAPGFVMGSSSGGSWQNNGVSLNDSGPTSFLDQDGGDLRPEPTVPLEPNVLDHIDVLRRSFVGAIRRVEEQLTLNQKKIVTLAEHEELSELIAAAAVKVVEQFRPWVSAVESINLGPLGTSFQNPQLIDFSSQKQRVYDAIADFVVSCQAVSAPLGDEWAELRGDSLEDRLNAVRGVARQLENYVSQIGFSLSLLLEQVPETPTLRSESRIGGDSDGYMGLHSRSESRSTEVGVPSAHPLDGSPEKMRRNMDKAQRFFGQAPPAAITREPIREIAREPEETPWFLKMDHEGEVFYDTKNDVPTLKCGTLAGLVEHLTRHDKPDMSFNSTFLLTYRSFTTASELFEMIMQRFNIQPPFGLNADEMQMWVDRKQKPIRFRVVNILKTWFENYWMEPNDESHMQLLERAHSFTKDSIATTKTPGSTQLLAVIEQRLRGQDTTVKRLVPTQATPAPTPIIPKNMKKLKFLDIDCTEFARQLTIIESRLYSKIKPTECLNKTWQKKVGPDEPEPAANVKALILHSNQLTNWVAEMILNQSDVKKRVVVIKHFVNVADKCRALNNYSTLTSIISALGTAPIHRLSRTWAQVSGRTSAILEQMRRLMASTKNFGEYREALHLANPPCIPFFGVYLTDLTFIEDGIPSLTPSELINFNKRTKTAEVIRDIQQYQNSPYLLTPVTELQEYILSNLQGAGDVHDMYDRSLEVEPREREDEKIARYATGGRDMSALTFGTLLMSSR
- a CDS encoding uncharacterized protein (transcript_id=CADANIAT00008808), with the translated sequence MVQGRVTLLKLKGNLDNTLSGFWHSRSARLPLPGASLPIQSDWYFYQCLYLSI